Genomic DNA from Peribacillus simplex:
CATCAGTGATGGAATGGGAAATGGGGAAAGGGCCCATTTTGAAAGTACAGAGACATTGAAGCTGCTACAAAAATTTTTACAATCGGGAATAGAAGAAAAAATAGCCATTAAATCCGTAAACTCCGTTTTATCTCTACGCACTACCGATGAAATATTTTCGACTCTTGATTTGGCAATGATTGATCTTCAGGACGCAAGGGCTAAGTTTTTAAAAATCTGTTCGATACCGAGTTTCATTAAAAGGGGGGATAGGATAATAAAAATTGAATCAAGTAACCTTCCTATGGGAATCATCCAGGATTTCGATGTTGATGTTGTATCAGAAGAGCTGAAGGCAGGGGACATATTAATCATGATGAGCGATGGAGTATTCGATGGTCCCTCACATGTCGAAAATATCGAGTTCTGGCTCAAACGAAAAATCAAGGAAATGGAAACGGACGATCCGCAGGAAATCTCTGATTTAATATTGGAAGAGGTCATCCGAACTAAAGGGATCATAGATGATGACATGACAGTGGTTACATCGAAAATTAAGCATAACACACCGAAATGGGCATCCATTCCCGTTTCTCCAAAACGTAAAAAGGCCCAGTAGGGGCCGTTTATATAAATAAAATAAATAAAACCAAAATGAGGTGGAGAAATGGCAGACGGATAAAAGGTAAAGGGTTGAACTCTTTTCAATCACTTCACTCCATGATGACTTGATGCGATGCCTTTGGCGTATAATTTCCCCCTTTTTAGTCAATTATGGTAACAAATTGATAGGAAGGGAGAGCAAAACATGAAAGCAGGAACATTAAGACAGATTTTGCTTATAACCGACGGATGTTCAAATCATGGTGAGGAACCATCTGCCATGGCTGAATTAGCAAGGGAGCAAGGCATAACCATCAATGTCATAGGTGTCATGGAAAATGATGTGATAGATGAAAAGGGACTTAAGGAAATTGAGAAGATTGCTGGTTCTGGAGGTGGCGTAAGTCAAATAGTCTATGCTCAGCAGTTGTCCCAAACCGTCCAAATGGTGACCCAAAAGGCAATGACCCAAACTATACAGGGAGTTATCAATCGTGAACTTCAACAAATACTTGGAGATTCAAAAACGATGGAGGATCTTCCGCCGGATAAACGAGGAGAAGTGATGGAGGTGGTCGATGAGCTTGGGGAAACAAGCAAGCTCGAAGTACTGATTCTTGTTGATACAAGTGCAAGTATGAAACATAAGCTGCCTACAGTAAAAGATTCCTTATTAGATCTTTCCCTTAGTATGAATGCAAGGATGGGTGACAGCCGTTTTTCCGTATTCGTATTTCCTGGGAAAAGAAATGATGTTGAAAAGTTGCTGGATTGGACCCCGAACCTTGAAGCCTTGACGGCAACTTTTCCTAAGCTTAGTACAGGGGGACTCACTCCGACAGGTCCAGCCATTCGTGAAGCTTTGACATATTTCAATAAAAAACGTTCATTGAGGGGATTGTTATCACATGATGATGAACAATACTTTGAGGAATCAATGTAAACTCCTGCCTGGCAGTTTGGTCACTGGAAAATGGAATAAAAATCAGTACAAAATAATTAAGGAATTGGGGTGTGGAGCGAACGGGATCGTCTATTTGGTTGAAAGCGGAAATCGTCATTATGCTTTAAAGCTCAGTGATAATGGGACGTCTATTATTTCGGAGATGAATATCCTAAAATCCTTTTCAAAGGTCCAGGGGTCTACCCTTGGACCTTCCTTTTTGGAAGCGGATGATTTCATGAAAACAGGAAAGCAGCTCCCTTTTTATGTCATGGAATATATCCACGGACACGATTTTTTGCGTTTTATCGATAAAAAAGGGTCATCGTGGATTGGAGTCTTAATGCTTCAGCTTTTAACAAGCTTGTCTGCCTTGCATACCAATGGCTGGGTGTTCGGGGATTTAAAACCTGAGAATTTGATCGTGACTTCACCAGCCTATAAGGTACGGTGCGTGGATGTAGGCGGAACCACCTTAATCGGGAGATCTGTTAAAGAATTCACTGAGTTTTTTGACAGGGGTTACTGGGGACTTGGATCAAGAAGGGCCGATCCGCAATATGACTTGTTCGCTGTGGCGATGATTATAATAAATTCAGCCTATCCTGGACGTTTCCACAAGAAAGGGGAGGGGTATAGACAGCTTAACGACCTGATTAAGCAGAAAAAGGAATTGCACCCATATAGAAAGATGTTGGATAAAGCGCTCCGCGGGCAGTATGATTCAGCCCTTCAAATGCGGGAGGATCTGGTCACGGTTCTAAGTAAGCAAAATCATTCAAAGAAAAAGGGCCCGACTCAGGCAGCGATGGGTCAGCCACATACAATGCAACCTGCAACGAGACAGGCAAGAAGGTCCCAAAACCATTCAAAAAAGAAAAGTGGCGGTTTTTTTGAAACTTTTTTGCTGGTTGCCATCATATCGATGCTCTATGTTCTATACATATATGATCAGTTGTTATGATATAGTTATTAGGTGAATGCAATGGAATAGTTGAAACCATTTCATGATTGAATCGTATAAAACTAATGCCTGTCCATAAAGAAGGAAGATTGTATGTTAAAGGAAAAAGTTCTGAGCACCATTTATAGAAACGAATTGATTAAGGAACACTCGAAGTTGCTAATAGGCGTTTCCGGAGGACCGGACTCAATGGTGCTTCTCCATATCCTTAAGGAAATTCAACCTCTTTTTCATTACGAGATGATCGTTGCAAGTGTTGACCATATGTTTCGTGGTGAAGAATCCTATGAGGATTACAAATATGTCCAGCATATATGTGAACGGTGGGGCATTACATTCGAGGGAAGAAGGATCGATGTTCCTGCCCGGATGGAGCAGACGGGGGAAAGTTCACAAATTACGTCAAGAAAGTTGCGTTTTGCTTTTTATGAAGAAATGATGGATAAGCATCAAGCCTCCACGCTTGTCCTGGGGCATCATGGGGATGATCAAATAGAAACGATGCTCATGCGCTTAACAAGAGGGGCGACAGGTAAGGCAAGAGCGGGTATTCCCATAAAGAGACGGTTCCATACCGGAAATCTGATCAGGCCTTTTCTTGAGATCACGAAAAGCCAAATAATCGAATACGCGGGCCTTCATAATATTGAACCAAGGTTTGATCCGAGCAATGAAACGGATGTCTATGCAAGAAATCGTTTTAGACATGAAGTCCTTCCATTTTTAAAGAAAGAAAATAGAAAGGTTCATGAGCATTTTCAACGATTCAGTGAAGAGCTTTATGAAGATGAAGAGTTTTTTTTGAAAATGGTTTCAAGCAAAATGTCCGGGGTTTGGATCCGACAGGATAAAGATCAAGCGGTTATTCAGATTGATAAGGTTCTCGCGATGCCTAAACCTTTACAAAGAAGGGCGATTCAACTAATATTAAACTATCTTTATTTGGAGAGACCTTCATCGCTTTCGGCATTACATATTGACCAACTTTTAGTTTTGTTTTTGAATCCTCAACCATCTGCAGAATTGCATCTTCCGGAGGGCCTTATTGCGGAAAAATCATATCAAACTTGCACTTTTAGATTTTTTCGGCAAAAAAGCCTTAAATATTCCCTTAAATTACAAATTCCCGGTGAGACTATTCTTCCGAATGGATATAAGATTAAAGCGCACTATATAAAAGAAGAAATTCCGGTACTTAGAGGAAATCATTCTTTTATTCTTCCCGAATCAGCTGTTCAGTTTCCTCTTACAGTCCGAACCAGGAATGAAGGCGAACGGATGGCCGTCAAGGGATTGGGTGGAACTAAAAAGTTAAAGGATATTTTTATTAATGAAAAGATCCCGATGCTAGAAAGAAATGTGTGGCCGGTCATCATCGATCAAACGGGAACGGCCATTTGGCTACCTGGTTTAAAGAAATCGAATATTGAGCCGGATATAATTTCTGATGAAAAATCTTTAATCTACTTAGAATATAAAAAAGCTTAATTCTTCTTGGGGGGCAATTAATTACAATGACCATGCAAAACGACATTGAAAAGGTTTTAATAACAGAGGAAGAACTTCAAAAAAAAATCAGGGAATTGGGTGCGCAGCTTGAAGCTGATTACCAAGGTAAGTTCCCGTTGGCCATCGGAGTGCTGAAAGGCGCCATGCCATTTATGTCAGATCTACTGAAACGTGTGGATACACATCTTGAAATGGATTTTATGGATGTTTCAAGCTATGGTAACTCCACTGTATCTTCCGGTGAAGTGAAAATCATCAAAGATCTTGATACATCGGTTGAAGGCCGGGATATTTTAATCATCGAAGATATTATCGACAGCGGTTTGACTCTTAGCTATCTTGCGGAACTTTTCCGTTATCGAAAAGCAAAATCAATTAAAATCGTTACCTTATTGGATAAACCAACAGGCAGGAAAGCGGATATCACTCCGGATTATGCCGGGTTCATCGTTCCGGA
This window encodes:
- a CDS encoding protein kinase domain-containing protein translates to MMMNNTLRNQCKLLPGSLVTGKWNKNQYKIIKELGCGANGIVYLVESGNRHYALKLSDNGTSIISEMNILKSFSKVQGSTLGPSFLEADDFMKTGKQLPFYVMEYIHGHDFLRFIDKKGSSWIGVLMLQLLTSLSALHTNGWVFGDLKPENLIVTSPAYKVRCVDVGGTTLIGRSVKEFTEFFDRGYWGLGSRRADPQYDLFAVAMIIINSAYPGRFHKKGEGYRQLNDLIKQKKELHPYRKMLDKALRGQYDSALQMREDLVTVLSKQNHSKKKGPTQAAMGQPHTMQPATRQARRSQNHSKKKSGGFFETFLLVAIISMLYVLYIYDQLL
- a CDS encoding VWA domain-containing protein; the protein is MKAGTLRQILLITDGCSNHGEEPSAMAELAREQGITINVIGVMENDVIDEKGLKEIEKIAGSGGGVSQIVYAQQLSQTVQMVTQKAMTQTIQGVINRELQQILGDSKTMEDLPPDKRGEVMEVVDELGETSKLEVLILVDTSASMKHKLPTVKDSLLDLSLSMNARMGDSRFSVFVFPGKRNDVEKLLDWTPNLEALTATFPKLSTGGLTPTGPAIREALTYFNKKRSLRGLLSHDDEQYFEESM
- the hpt gene encoding hypoxanthine phosphoribosyltransferase, whose amino-acid sequence is MQNDIEKVLITEEELQKKIRELGAQLEADYQGKFPLAIGVLKGAMPFMSDLLKRVDTHLEMDFMDVSSYGNSTVSSGEVKIIKDLDTSVEGRDILIIEDIIDSGLTLSYLAELFRYRKAKSIKIVTLLDKPTGRKADITPDYAGFIVPDAFVVGYGLDFAEKYRNLPYIGILKPEIYSN
- the tilS gene encoding tRNA lysidine(34) synthetase TilS, coding for MLKEKVLSTIYRNELIKEHSKLLIGVSGGPDSMVLLHILKEIQPLFHYEMIVASVDHMFRGEESYEDYKYVQHICERWGITFEGRRIDVPARMEQTGESSQITSRKLRFAFYEEMMDKHQASTLVLGHHGDDQIETMLMRLTRGATGKARAGIPIKRRFHTGNLIRPFLEITKSQIIEYAGLHNIEPRFDPSNETDVYARNRFRHEVLPFLKKENRKVHEHFQRFSEELYEDEEFFLKMVSSKMSGVWIRQDKDQAVIQIDKVLAMPKPLQRRAIQLILNYLYLERPSSLSALHIDQLLVLFLNPQPSAELHLPEGLIAEKSYQTCTFRFFRQKSLKYSLKLQIPGETILPNGYKIKAHYIKEEIPVLRGNHSFILPESAVQFPLTVRTRNEGERMAVKGLGGTKKLKDIFINEKIPMLERNVWPVIIDQTGTAIWLPGLKKSNIEPDIISDEKSLIYLEYKKA